A region from the Arachis ipaensis cultivar K30076 chromosome B01, Araip1.1, whole genome shotgun sequence genome encodes:
- the LOC107648264 gene encoding pentatricopeptide repeat-containing protein At3g09060 encodes PWYKLCRNLPRVIDAIRSHNCKCTEDVPLTAIKAYAKNSKPDEALHLFQNMETLFGCTPGVRSFNTLLNAFVLSNQWDRADRFFAYYETVGVEPNLETYNVLMKVLCKKKQFDKAKRLLGWLWEKGLRPDKFTYGTLINGMVKCGDLCNALEVFDEMPQRGVAADVMCYNMVIDGFFKKGDSLRAKMTWERLLSGDSDVYPNVTSYNIMISGLCKCGRFDECLEIWERMKKNERKHDLFTYSSLIHGLSEGRNLDGAKRVYKDMVRRGIQPDAVTCNAMLNGLCKAGKIEESFQLWEEMKKYGCRNVVSYNIFLNGLLENGKVEEALLQWDALLETACGTDSKSYGIIVHGLCKNGYLNKALRLLEEAVQKGGDVDAFAYSSMINALCKEGRLDEAAEVVNVMDKNGCKLNPHVCNAIIDGFIKHSELDNAIQFFREMSIKGCSPTVVSYNILLNGLCKAERFIETYDYIKEMLEKGWKPDIITYSTLIDGLCQSKMIDTALRLWNLFLDSGFKPDIRMYNIVIHRLCSSEKMEHAMQLYSMMRQKNCINLVTHNTIMEGFYKVGDCEKASNIWTNIFEDGLQPDIISYNITLKGHCSWGRLTEAIRLLDHALECGIFPTAITWDILVRAVIFYEAST; translated from the coding sequence CCTtggtacaaactatgcagaaaCCTCCCCCGTGTCATCGACGCCATTCGTTCCCACAACTGCAAGTGCACCGAAGACGTTCCTCTTACTGCCATCAAGGCCTACGCCAAGAACTCAAAGCCCGACGAGGCCCTCCACCTCTTCCAGAACATGGAGACTCTCTTTGGGTGCACCCCTGGAGTAAGGTCTTTCAATACTCTCCTCAATGCATTCGTTCTGTCCAATCAATGGGATCGCGCTGACAGGTTCTTTGCTTATTATGAGACTGTTGGCGTTGAGCCGAACTTAGAGACTTACAATGTTTTGATGAAGGTTTTGTGTAAGAAGAAGCAGTTTGATAAGGCCAAAAGGTTGTTGGGTTGGTTGTGGGAGAAGGGTCTGAGGCCTGATAAGTTTACTTATGGGACTTTGATCAATGGGATGGTGAAATGCGGGGACTTGTGTAATGCGTTGGAGGTGTTCGATGAAATGCCGCAACGAGGCGTGGCAGCTGATGTGATGTGTTATAACATGGTCATTGATGGGTTCTTTAAGAAGGGGGATTCATTGAGGGCAAAGATGACCTGGGAGAGGCTGCTGAGTGGGGATTCGGATGTGTATCCAAATGTTACAAGCTACAATATTATGATCAGCGGGTTGTGTAAGTGCGGGAGGTTCGATGAGTGTTTGGAGATATGGGAGAGGATGAAGAAGAATGAGAGGAAGCATGATTTGTTTACCTATAGTTCCTTGATTCATGGGTTGAGTGAGGGAAGGAACTTGGATGGTGCCAAGAGGGTTTACAAGGATATGGTTCGGAGAGGGATTCAGCCAGATGCCGTTACATGTAATGCCATGCTTAATGGACTGTGCAAAGCTGGGAAGATTGAAGAAAGTTTCCAGTTGTGGGAGGAGATGAAGAAGTATGGTTGTCGCAATGTAGTAAGTTATAACATATTTCTCAATGGTTTACTTGAAAACGGGAAGGTGGAAGAAGCATTGTTGCAATGGGATGCTTTGCTTGAAACAGCTTGTGGCACGGATTCTAAAAGTTACGGAATAATAGTTCATGGTTTGTGTAAGAATGGGTACCTGAATAAGGCTTTAAGGTTGTTAGAAGAGGCTGTGCAAAAGGGAGGTGATGTTGATGCCTTTGCTTACTCCTCAATGATAAATGCGTTGTGCAAAGAAGGAAGACTTGATGAAGCAGCTGAAGTTGTTAATGTTATGGATAAAAATGGCTGTAAATTGAATCCTCATGTCTGCAACGCAATAATTGATGGGTTTATCAAACATTCTGAACTTGACAATGCTATTCAATTCTTTCGCGAAATGAGCATCAAAGGTTGCTCACCAACTGTTGTGTCCTACAATATTCTTTTAAATGGATTATGTAAAGCAGAAAGATTTATTGAGACATATGATTACATTAAGGAAATGTTGGAGAAAGGGTGGAAACCAGATATTATCACATACAGCACCTTGATAGATGGTCTTTGTCAGAGCAAGATGATCGACACAGCCCTTAGGTTGTGGAATCTGTTTCTTGACTCGGGATTTAAGCCGGATATCAGAATGTACAACATTGTTATCCATAGACTTTGTTCTTCTGAAAAAATGGAGCATGCTATGCAGCTCTATTCAATGATGAGACAGAAGAATTGCATTAATCTTGTGACCCACAATACCATCATGGAAGGTTTTTACAAAGTTGGGGACTGTGAAAAAGCATCAAACATTTGGACGAACATCTTTGAAGATGGCCTTCAGCCAGACATCATTTCATATAACATCACTCTTAAGGGACACTGCTCTTGGGGTAGATTGACGGAGGCAATTAGGTTGTTGGATCATGCTTTGGAGTGCGGTATTTTCCCAACTGCCATTACTTGGGATATACTAGTTAGAGCAGTGATTTTTTATGAGGCTTCAACCTAA
- the LOC110264952 gene encoding uncharacterized protein LOC110264952 — MKKSSKRKIDEVCTPPENPSSKPLRPKIVESFPQPWHPYWNKSPGFAGSSSSSRAPNNPTLQLCNFDNIVNSTHNTSDVGVNSILVVQQEENADESLKKSISSRVLAQKSRIKKELYVVILEGKLKVLEDEIADFVQKIDALKYEHPSLLLEQNKLKLQMAISERGNTLQELEVEKNRVEMMKLTELQTEQAMEKQIRLLSNIGTNVQLMYKANMNPFDLPHFLCSNSNINITNNS, encoded by the exons ATGAAAAAGTCCTCTAAGAGAAAGATTGATGAAGTATGCACGCCTCCTGAAAATCCATCATCAAAGCCTTTGAGACCAAAGATAGTTGAATCATTTCCCCAACCATGGCATCCTTATTGGAACAAAAGCCCTGGCTTTGCAGGTTCAAGCAGTAGTAGCAGGGCACCCAATAACCCAACTCTCCAACTTTGCAATTTTGATAATATTGTGAATTCAACTCACAACACAAGTGATGTTGGTGTGAATTCAATTCTTGTTGTTCAACAAGAAGAGAATGCTGATGAGAGTCTCAAAAA ATCGATCTCAAGTCGAGTTTTAGCACAGAAATCCAGAATCAAGAAAGAACTCTATGTAGTGATTTTGGAAGGAAAACTAAAAGTTTTAGAG GATGAGATAGCTGATTTTGTTCAAAAAATTGATGCCCTCAAATATGAACATCCTTCATTGTTGCTGGAGCAGAATAAACTAAAACTGCAAATGGCTATTAGTGAAAGGGGAAACACACTGCAAGAAT tGGAGGTggagaagaatagagtagaaatGATGAAGTTAACCGAGCTTCAAACAGAACAAGCAATGGAAAAACAAATAAGGTTGCTGAGTAATATTGGCACTAATGTTCAGCTTATGTACAAAGCAAACATGAATCCTTTTGACCTGCCACATTTTCTTTGCTCAAACTCAAATATTAATATTACAAATAATTcttaa